The Periplaneta americana isolate PAMFEO1 chromosome 2, P.americana_PAMFEO1_priV1, whole genome shotgun sequence genome has a window encoding:
- the LOC138694704 gene encoding mitochondrial import inner membrane translocase subunit Tim17-B-like, which produces MEEYAREPCPWRIVDDCGGAFTMGCIGGAVFQSIKGFRNAPSGMNRRLLGSLAAIKQRSPIIAGNFAIWGGMFSTIDCTLVHFRRKEDPWNSIISGAATGGILAARNGLPAMAGSAIIGGVLLALIEGVGILFTRLSAEQFKPANPILEDPSQLGPTPGPFQQQQPNY; this is translated from the coding sequence ATGGAGGAATACGCTCGAGAACCATGCCCGTGGCGTATTGTGGACGATTGCGGAGGTGCATTTACTATGGGTTGCATTGGTGGTGCCGTATTCCAGAGTATAAAGGGCTTCCGTAATGCACCAAGTGGAATGAATCGTCGATTACTAGGCAGTTTAGCGGCAATAAAACAACGTTCACCCATAATTGCAGGCAATTTTGCAATATGGGGAGGTATGTTCTCCACGATCGACTGTACATTGGTACATTTTCGAAGAAAAGAGGACCCTTGGAATTCAATAATCAGTGGTGCAGCCACCGGTGGTATTCTAGCAGCAAGAAATGGTCTACCGGCAATGGCAGGCAGTGCTATAATTGGAGGTGTTTTGTTAGCCCTCATTGAAGGTGTTGGAATATTATTTACACGACTTTCTGCAGAGCAGTTCAAACCGGCAAACCCAATCCTAGAGGACCCATCTCAGTTGGGACCGACACCCGGCCCTTTTCAACAGCAGCAACCAAATTATTAG